In Candidatus Methylomirabilota bacterium, the genomic window GAGGAGGTAGTCGAGAGCGAAAGAGATCCACGTGACGGGCATGTAGTGGCCCATGTGGGCCGTGGTGAACATCCATCGGAGATTGTCCAGGCCCAGGCCCCGGTACGCGAGATTCTGGCGCAGGGTCGAATCGTCGTCCCAGTCCACGAAGTCATTGTCGAGGACCCGCGCGAAGGCGAGGAACGTGGCCGCGGCCACCACAAGCGCCCCCGTCCATTCGGGCCATGCGGTCGCGAGGCGGGTGTCCCACGAGACGGCGGGTGCGCCGGTTCGCGCGCCCGCTCGAGTCTTTCCCCCGGACGGCCGGCGCCGGGGCCGGGTCACGCGCACACCGTGGAGTGGCCTCGCGGGACCCGGACTAGTGACCGTGGTGCAGGAAGGGCAGTCGGAACAGCAGCGCGTAGCCGTTGACGGTCAGGGTGGCGCCGATGAGGGCCAGGAGCACGCTGAAGAAGAAGACGGGGCGCGAGCGGGACAGGATGGACACCGAGGACATCACGATGGCGATCTGGAGAAACACCTCGGCCACATCGAAGTAGGGATCTTTTGCCTGGAAGCGATCGCGCGCCGCCTCCAGGCGCTTGGCCGCCTGCTCGATCTCCTTCTTCTCCGCGTTGTAGCGCGTCTCCTCCTCGTCGTACTTCCGGAGCACCGCCTCGAGCTTCTCGCGCGCCTCGGGGCGCAGGGAGGGGCCGCGCTCGATGAGATCGGCCTCCAGGCGCATCTTCTGACTCCGGTATTGATGCTCGCGGATGACCTTGGCCTGATAGAAGGCCCATTGATCGGACGACTGCTGCTGGGCGAGGAGCATCTCCTTGGTGGCGTTGTTGCCCCCGAGTCCGGCGAGGGCGAGCATCACGGCGAAGACGGCCGTAACGAGCGCCACCCGCCGGCCGAAGCTGCTCTCGGCTTTCTCGTGGATCTCCTCGGGGTTCGGCAGCTCGACTTCAGGCATGTCGTTGCGGTCGCCTGCGGTTCAGAAAGGGCCCAGATGCGAGGCGGCGCCCGAAGGCTGCATGCGAGGCGTACTCCCTGTACGTTGAGCGTGCAGCCGACAACGAAGCAGATGGGCCTTTTTCAGCCGCCTGCTAGCTTCGCGATAGAATCTCGGCGAGGAGGGCGGGATCGATGTTGCCGCCCGAGAGGACGACACCGACGCGGGAGCCCTTGGGCATGGGCAGCTTGCCCGCGAGAAGAGCGGCGGCAGGGACGGCCCCGGTGGGCTCGACCAGGATCTTGCCGCGCAGGAGCAGGAAGCGCACCGCCTCTTCGATCTCCTTGTCAGAGACGAGTAGCACGTCGGTGAGGGTCTGCTGGTTGATGGGGAACGTCAGCGCGCCCGGGGAGAGATTGCGGATGCCGTCGGCGATGGTGGGCGGGGGCGCGATCGTCACGCGCTCGCCCTTCCTGAAGGACAGATACGTGTCATTGGCGGTATCCGCCTCGACGCCGTAGATCTTCATTGCGGGCCGGAGCGCCTTGGCCACGGTGCTGCAGCCGGCCATGAGCCCGCCGCCTCCCATGGGCGTCAGCAGGGCGTCGAGATCCGGCGCCTCCTCCAGGAGCTCGAGCGCCGCCGTTCCCTGCCCCGCCATGATCGCGGGATCGTCGTACGGCGGCACCAGGACGCGCCCCGTCGTCGCCACCAGATCCTTGGCCCTGGCCTCGCGGTCCTCGGTCTGCCTGTCGTAGAAGACCACCGCGGCGCCATAGCCTCTGGTGGCGGCCACCTTCGAGGCAGGCGCATCGGTGGGCATGAGGATGATGGCCGAGGCGCCCGTGAGCTTGGCGGCCAGCGCCACGCCCTGGGCATGGTTGCCCGAGGAGAAGCCGACCACGCCCCGCTTGCGCTCCACCTCGGTGAGGGTCAAGAGCTTGTTGAGGGCGCCTCGGATCTTGAAGGCGCCCGCCCGCTGCAGGTTCTCGCACTTGAAGAAGACGCGTTGGCCCGAGGCCTCGTCGAAGGAGCGGCTCGTGACGACGGGCGTGCGATGAATGTGTCCCTTGAGACGCCGCGCCGCCTCCCGGACATCATCGATGGTTATGGCATTCATGGGGCGATTATAGAGCACCTGTCGAGGCGGGTTATACTCCCTCTATGCGAATGCTCACGGTGGTGGCCGCGTCCGCGCTACTTCTGCTTCAGGGCTGCTCATCCCTTCTCAGCATCGAGCTCGTGCCTCGCATCCGTCCCCTCCACGAGGAGACGGTCGAGGGCAAGGGCAGGGCCAAGATCCTCCTCATGGACGTCTCGGGCGTGCTCTCCGACGAGACGGCCAGCATCGCGCTGACCACCCCGCCCCCCAAGGTGCCGATCGTCGCGCGCGTGCGCGAGGAGCTGAAAAAGGCCGAGGGCGACGACGACATCAAGGCCCTCGTCGTCCGCATCAACAGCCCAGGCGGGACCATCACCGCCTCCGACCTCATCTATCGCGAGATCGTCGCCTTCAAGGCGCGCAAGAAGGTCCCGGTGGTGGCAGTCATGATGGACGTCGCCGCCTCCGGCGGCTACTACGCCGCCCTCGCGGCCGACACCATCATCGCCATGCCCACCACGGTCACGGGCTCGATCGGCGTCATCATGCTCACCCTCAACGCCCAGGGGCTCATGGAGAAGATCGGCGTGGCTCCCCTCGCCATCAAGTCCGCCGACAAGAAGGACGCCGGCTCGCCCTTCCGTCAGCTCACCGCCGAGGAGCGCGCCATCTTCCAGTCGGTGATCGACCAGATGTACGGGCGCTTCGTCGCGCTCATCGTGGAGAACCGCAAGATGCCCGAGGAGCGGGTGCGCGCCTTTGCCGATGGCCGCATCTACACGGCCGAGCAGGCCAAGGCGCTGGGGCTTGTCGACTCCATCGGCTACATGGACGATGTCCTCGCCTCCGCGCGGAAAGCCGCGGGGGTCGAGGAGGCGAAGGTCATCATGTACCACCGCCCCCGGGAGTATCGCTCCAACTTCTATTCCGGGACGCCGCCCGCGGCCTCGGGGCTCGAGGGCTCGCTCGGCTCGCTCGCGACCCTGGTCGGCGGCAGCGGCCCGCGCTTCATGTACCTCTGGTGGCCCTGATCCGCTGATCCTCGGCGGGTAGACGCGAAGGGGGGGACGGGCCGTGAGGCCCGCCCCCCTTCTGCGTCCGCAGCTCCGCGCGCGTCAGGAGCGCGGCGGCGGCTGACGGAACGGCGTGTGACAGGAGCCGCAGCCGATCCGACCGTAGTCCTTCATGATATCGGCGACCGCCTTCTCGTCCTTGGCCTTCGAGGCATCCCGCAACCGTTCCGACCAGACCGTCAGGTTCTTGGCCGCCGCCTCGAACTCGGGCCGGCGCTGCCAGAGCTCGATCTTGGCCTTGCTCTTCTCCGTGAGCGATCCTTCGGGAAAGAGCGTAGGGATCTGCATGGCCGTGATGGCGATCACCTCGGCATTGGCGGCGATGCCCTCGATATTGCCCGCCTTGAACTTGTTCTGGGCGTCGGTCCACATGGCGCCCTGCGTTTTCATGATGCGCTGGCGGTCGAAGACGACGTCGTTGGTGCCGATCATTCTCGGCGGCGCCGCCGTGGTGCAGGCCGCTACCGTCGCCGCTACGAGGGGGATCAGCACGATGCTTCGGCGGAGCGTGGCTCGTCGGGTCATGTCGCCTCCTCGGTGATGGTGTGAGCTCCCGCTACTCGATCTTGTTCTTGACGGCAGGGATGGCCTTCAGATACTTCGCGATGGCCTGGAGATCGGGCTTGCTCAAGTCCTTGTAGCCCGCCACCGTGCCCTGGATGTTCTCGCCCATGAGCCCGCCCGCCACATCGCCATCGGGCCGGTTGCCAGTTTCGAGATAGGTCGCGATCTGCTCCTCGGTCCAGTCGCCGATGCCGGTGGCCTTGTCGGGCGTGATATTGGACGCGAGCTGGCCTTCGGGACCGGTCTTCTTCGGATTTCCGGCGAGGAAGCGGCCATTGTCGACGGCCATGGTCATGGCCGAGCGGGGCGTGTGGCATTCGCCGCAGTGGCCGACGGCCCGCACGAGGTATTCGCCCCGCGGCAGTCCGGACTGAGGCGCGGCGGGCGGTGGCGTCTCCTTGGCGGCGAAGGTCATGAGCCAGGCGGGCAGGAACACGCTCTCGAACATGGGCACGGTGATCTTCTTCGGCGTGTTCTTGCGATTCACCGGCGGGACCGAGCGGAGAAAGGCCACTACCGCCTTGAGGTCGCCCTCGGCCATGCCATTGAAGGACATGAAGGGGTGGACGGGAAGGATGCGCTCGCCGTTGGGCCGCCGGCCGAGCCGAATGGCCGTGATGATCTGCTCGTCCGTCCAGCCGCCGATGCCGGTCTGACGATCCGGCGTGATATTGGTCGCGTAGACGGTCCCGAAGGGCCCTTCGAACTTCTTGCCCCCCGCATTGAGCTGGCCCTTGGGCTCCGTATGGCAGCCGCAGCCGCCGGCGGCGCCGAAGATGTACTTGCCACGGGCGACCTCGGCTGGATCGCCGGCGAAGACAGCGCCGGCCCACCAGGTCACGAGGCAGGTCGCGAAGAGAAGTCGGCGCACGGCAGTATCCTAACGCAAAGCCCGGCCCGCCGGTTCCCACTTCCGTCGAGGTTATCGAGGGGCTTTGCCGCCATAGGCGGCGTAATCCTGCTCCTCGTTCCACTGAACCCAGGATGCCTCCACGGGCTCGCGAGAGAGCTTTCGGACATCGGCGGGGGTGCCGGTGCCGCCCACGAGCAGCTCCTGGTCGTCACTCAGGGAGCGCTCCCAGACCGGCTGGTTGCCGGCAGCCGCGATGGTCGCCAGCCCGTGGTAGACGCGCACGAGCACGGCGCCGTCGCGACCCAGCCGGAGCCCCACCCCGCCATTGCGGAGGGTGACGCGCGTCGGCCCGATACGCACCTCGACGGGCGGCCGCGCATACGCGCCCGCTGCCACGGCAACCCAGAGCCATCCGCGGTCCATCCGGACCCGCACGGGCTGATCCTCGCCGGTCCCTTCGGCAGGCAGGAAGAAGACCTGGGACAGCGCCGCGACGCGGATGGCATGGCCGCCCCCGGTCCGGAGCGTGGCGCGGACGCTGGGAAAGGTGCGAATACCATCGCCCTCGCCCAACTCGGCGCGAAGCTCGGCAGGCTTCCAGGCCGTATCGCCCTTCTTGAACACCTCGGCCTTGCCCGTGAGGGTCACCACCGTCGCGGGCAGCTCCCGAGGCTGGGCCATCACCGATACGGTTTCCAGGGCGAGAATCGCACCGAAGGCGAGCCCGGCCACTCCCCACGCGCGCAGTGTCATGGATCGACCACCTCCCTACCGTCCCGTCCAGCGGGGCGGCCGCTTCTCGAAGAACGCGGCGATGCCTTCCTTGGCGTCGTCCGACATCGCCACCAGGGTGAGGAGCTCCCGCAGGTAGCGGAGGGCTGCGCCGTACTCGAGGCCCATCGCGGTGGCCGCGGCCTCCTTGGCGAGCCCGAGCGCCGTCGGCGAGAAGCCGGCGAGGGTCCGCGCCAGCGCCTCCACCGCCGAATCGAGCTCGGCGCGCGGGACGAGCCGGCTCACGAGACCCATCTCGCACGCCTCGCGGGCGGGCACCAGCTCGCCCGAGAGAATCATGAGCATGCCGCGCTTGCGCCCGACGCTGCGCAAGATGGGGGCCATGACGATGAGGGGCAGCAGGCCGACCTTGATCTCGGGCAGGCCGAAGACGGCGTCCTCCGCCGCGATCACGATGTCGCAGCCCGCAGCCAGACCGCAGCCGCCTGCGAGGGCGAAGCCGTGCACTTTGGCCACGAGCGGCGTCTTCATGCGCGCCATGGCCTCGAGGATGCGGGCGAGCCCGCCGAAAGAGTCGCGGGCCTGCAGCGTCGTGCCCCGCTCGCCCATGGCCTTGAGATCGGCGCCCGCGCAGAAGGCCCTGTCTCCCGCTCCCGCCAACACGATGACCCGCGCGTGAGGATCGGCCTCGAGAGCGCTCAAGGACTCCTCGAGCTCCCGGATCATGGTGCCGTTCAGCGCGTTCCTGACCTCGGGTCGGTTGAGGGTCACCGAGGCGACGCCGTCGGCCACCGTCACGAGCAGGGTCTCGTACGTCACGGTTCGTCCTCGCGCCCTTCGACCATGTCGAGGAACTGCTTGAGGATGCGAGCTGTGGCGCCCCAGATCACGTCCTCGACCGTCACGGTGAAGAAGTGGACGGCATGCGGCGTCCCCTCGCGCTCCCAGAGCTCGGTGCGGAAGATGTTCGGGTCCCGCAGCGTCTCCAGCGGCACCTCTAGCACCCGTTCGATCTCCCGGCCATCGGCCTGGAAGCTCACGTCGCGCGTGACGATCCCGACCACGGGGGTGATGACGAACGGTGTCGCGCGCGTCGCGGTGTCGTCGAGGAGGCCCAGCACCTCGACCGCGTCCGGGGGCAGCCGGATCTCCTCCCACGCCTCGCGCAAGGCCGTCTCCACCCGGGAGCCGTCCCGCTCCTCCACGATGCCGCCCGGAAAGGAGAACTGCCCCTTATGATGCGGCACGTCCGCCGATTTCTTGGTGAAGAGTATGTGGGGCTCGCCCGCCTCCGGCGGGTGCGCGGTGATGGGCAGCAGCACGGCCGCCGAGATCAGATCGCTCCGCGAGAGCTCCCGGCGCGGCCGGCGGCTGAGGGCCGCGTCGAGGCGCCGCTTGAGCTCCAGGAAATCCACGCTAGAAGACTCGGAGGGGGGCTCCGCCCCCCTTCCGAACCTCCCCCAGAAAGGCTGCGCCGGCAAAGCCGGCGCTCGAAGCGGACCATCGGGTGCGCATCGCCTGCTTCGACCGTCTGTCGACCATTACTCCGACACGCTCCTAGCGGGCCTGGAAGTTCGGCTTCCGCTTCTCCGCGAAGGCCTTGGGCCCCTCGACCGCATCCTCGGTGCCGCGCAGCGTTCCCGACAGGAACGCCTCCAGACGCAGCCCGTCCGGCAGCGACATCGCGAGACCCCGGATGACGGATTCCTTGGCCGCTCGCACGGCCAGCGGCCCCCGCTCGCATATGGTCTCGGCCCACTTGCGCGCCGTCGGCATGAGCTCGGCCGGCGGCACGATGGCATTGATCAGCCCGGCTGCGAGAGCCTCCTCGGCGGTGAGGGTCTTCGCCATCAGGATCATCTCCATGGCCTTGGCCAGGGATACCGTGCGAGGCAGCCTCTGCGTCCCGCCCGCGCCCGGAATGATCCCCCAGCGGACCTCGGGCAGCCCGAAGGTCGCATGGGGCGCCGCGATTCTGAGATCGCAGGCCAGCGCCTGCTCCATCCCGCCCGCCAGGCAGTGACCGTTGATGGCCGCGATCATGGGCTTCCAGATCTCGAGCCCACG contains:
- a CDS encoding enoyl-CoA hydratase-related protein, with translation MSTVLYEQSGRIVTITINRPEAMNAIDAETNQALSEAWTRFRDDGQAWVAILTGAGEKSFSAGADLKRLIPASYGKGVERRGHESPGLGGITRGLEIWKPMIAAINGHCLAGGMEQALACDLRIAAPHATFGLPEVRWGIIPGAGGTQRLPRTVSLAKAMEMILMAKTLTAEEALAAGLINAIVPPAELMPTARKWAETICERGPLAVRAAKESVIRGLAMSLPDGLRLEAFLSGTLRGTEDAVEGPKAFAEKRKPNFQAR
- a CDS encoding cytochrome c, which gives rise to MTRRATLRRSIVLIPLVAATVAACTTAAPPRMIGTNDVVFDRQRIMKTQGAMWTDAQNKFKAGNIEGIAANAEVIAITAMQIPTLFPEGSLTEKSKAKIELWQRRPEFEAAAKNLTVWSERLRDASKAKDEKAVADIMKDYGRIGCGSCHTPFRQPPPRS
- a CDS encoding DUF4337 domain-containing protein, with the translated sequence MPEVELPNPEEIHEKAESSFGRRVALVTAVFAVMLALAGLGGNNATKEMLLAQQQSSDQWAFYQAKVIREHQYRSQKMRLEADLIERGPSLRPEAREKLEAVLRKYDEEETRYNAEKKEIEQAAKRLEAARDRFQAKDPYFDVAEVFLQIAIVMSSVSILSRSRPVFFFSVLLALIGATLTVNGYALLFRLPFLHHGH
- a CDS encoding CoA pyrophosphatase, with amino-acid sequence MDFLELKRRLDAALSRRPRRELSRSDLISAAVLLPITAHPPEAGEPHILFTKKSADVPHHKGQFSFPGGIVEERDGSRVETALREAWEEIRLPPDAVEVLGLLDDTATRATPFVITPVVGIVTRDVSFQADGREIERVLEVPLETLRDPNIFRTELWEREGTPHAVHFFTVTVEDVIWGATARILKQFLDMVEGREDEP
- a CDS encoding enoyl-CoA hydratase-related protein encodes the protein MTYETLLVTVADGVASVTLNRPEVRNALNGTMIRELEESLSALEADPHARVIVLAGAGDRAFCAGADLKAMGERGTTLQARDSFGGLARILEAMARMKTPLVAKVHGFALAGGCGLAAGCDIVIAAEDAVFGLPEIKVGLLPLIVMAPILRSVGRKRGMLMILSGELVPAREACEMGLVSRLVPRAELDSAVEALARTLAGFSPTALGLAKEAAATAMGLEYGAALRYLRELLTLVAMSDDAKEGIAAFFEKRPPRWTGR
- a CDS encoding cytochrome c, whose amino-acid sequence is MRRLLFATCLVTWWAGAVFAGDPAEVARGKYIFGAAGGCGCHTEPKGQLNAGGKKFEGPFGTVYATNITPDRQTGIGGWTDEQIITAIRLGRRPNGERILPVHPFMSFNGMAEGDLKAVVAFLRSVPPVNRKNTPKKITVPMFESVFLPAWLMTFAAKETPPPAAPQSGLPRGEYLVRAVGHCGECHTPRSAMTMAVDNGRFLAGNPKKTGPEGQLASNITPDKATGIGDWTEEQIATYLETGNRPDGDVAGGLMGENIQGTVAGYKDLSKPDLQAIAKYLKAIPAVKNKIE
- the sppA gene encoding signal peptide peptidase SppA — protein: MRMLTVVAASALLLLQGCSSLLSIELVPRIRPLHEETVEGKGRAKILLMDVSGVLSDETASIALTTPPPKVPIVARVREELKKAEGDDDIKALVVRINSPGGTITASDLIYREIVAFKARKKVPVVAVMMDVAASGGYYAALAADTIIAMPTTVTGSIGVIMLTLNAQGLMEKIGVAPLAIKSADKKDAGSPFRQLTAEERAIFQSVIDQMYGRFVALIVENRKMPEERVRAFADGRIYTAEQAKALGLVDSIGYMDDVLASARKAAGVEEAKVIMYHRPREYRSNFYSGTPPAASGLEGSLGSLATLVGGSGPRFMYLWWP
- a CDS encoding pyridoxal-phosphate dependent enzyme, which produces MNAITIDDVREAARRLKGHIHRTPVVTSRSFDEASGQRVFFKCENLQRAGAFKIRGALNKLLTLTEVERKRGVVGFSSGNHAQGVALAAKLTGASAIILMPTDAPASKVAATRGYGAAVVFYDRQTEDREARAKDLVATTGRVLVPPYDDPAIMAGQGTAALELLEEAPDLDALLTPMGGGGLMAGCSTVAKALRPAMKIYGVEADTANDTYLSFRKGERVTIAPPPTIADGIRNLSPGALTFPINQQTLTDVLLVSDKEIEEAVRFLLLRGKILVEPTGAVPAAALLAGKLPMPKGSRVGVVLSGGNIDPALLAEILSRS